One Drechmeria coniospora strain ARSEF 6962 chromosome 01, whole genome shotgun sequence genomic region harbors:
- a CDS encoding cell lysis protein-like protein produces the protein MADSFDATSAVNGSSFAATSKMSTFSHVIGNPHAPDMYKNVSNGPLAQDAKNEAAKASADLSNLAASRKSSTVPAANGQPMTHYHSFFSELLSWKNPRASAIAYASIVSLIFAARYLDVIRWALKLSWMTLAVTISAEAAGKLVLNHGLATQMRPRRYYTVSRATLDRIIGDAHELVNFFIIEGQRILFAENIATSSAAAMAAFISYFLVKLVPYWALALIGTTVAFLAPLIYSSNKELIDHHLKNASDVINAQTAQVRTVAQKQAGQLTAMGKQYAGDYTGKVQEMLRGRSASPAASTKPAPVTKSPQPPVSAKKTEMPIPAKKPEFPAPPTEEPRKVALPDLGDAAGAGLKNSAPVAAEKQPLVAL, from the exons ATGGCTGACTCTTTTGACGCGACATCGGCCGTCAACGGTAGCTCATTCGCTGCCACGTCCAAGATGAGTACG TTTTCACATGTCATCGGCAACCCAC ATGCCCCTGACATGTACAAGAACGTGTCGAATG GGCCGCTTGCACAGGATGCCAAGAACGAAGCTGCAAAGGCCTCGGCTGACCTCTCCAACCTCGCCGCTTCCCGCAAGTCGTCCACCGTCCCTGCTGCCAATGGCCAACCCATGACGCACTACCACTCCTTCTTCTCGGAGCTCCTGTCGTGGAAGAACCCTC GTGCTTCTGCCATCGCCTATGCCTCGATCGTCTCCCTCATCTTTGCCGCCAGGTACCTCGACGTCATTCGCTGGGCCTTGAAGCTGTCCTGGATGACGCTCGCCGTCACCATCAGTGCCGAGGCTGCCGGGAAGCTCGTCCTGAACCACGGCCTCGCCACCCAGATGCGTCCCCGCCGATACTACACCGTCTCGCGAGCGACCCTTGATAGAATCATTGGTGACGCCCACGAGCTTGTCAACTTCTTCATCATCGAGGGCCAGCGAATTCTCTTCGCCGAGAACATCGCTACTTCTTCCGCC gcggccatggctgccTTCATCTCCTATTTCCTCGTCAAGCTGGTCCCCTACTGGGCTCTCGCTCTCATCGGAACCACCGTTGCCTTCCTGGCGCCCCTCATCTACTCCTCCAACAAGGAGCTCATCGACCACCACCTCAAGAACGCCTCCGATGTCATCAACGCCCAAACCGCCCAGGTCCGCACCGTTGCTCAGAAGCAGGCTGGTCAGTTGACTGCCATGGGAAAGCAGTATGCCGGCGACTACACTGGCAAGGTCCAAGAGATGCTCCGTGGCCGCAGCGCCTccccggccgcctcgacgaagccTGCCCCCGTCACCAAGAGCCCCCAGCCCCCCGTCTCTGCTAAGAAGACTGAGATGCCCATCCCTGCCAAGAAGCCCGAGTTTCCCGCCCCCCCGACGGAGGAGCCCCGAAAGGTCGCTCTGcccgacctcggcgacgcagcAGGCGCTGGCCTCAAGAATTCTGCTCCTGTtgcggccgagaagcagcCGCTGGTGGCTCTCTAG
- a CDS encoding GTPase activating protein, which produces MTTTSSAMGEAGAQVLPSPTKAAGLATIVVDEREVETPKPPKMAHDSMVTVRLSEPPTLKLDTKTASRVRIHADRLAASTTDADDAGKDGNRTSQDATHRQSAAAVPSAQANRSLQDELGECGGDGDETDSTDDADEEVNWEQLEKTEDEQVKDDETDNSTALLLARLEQENAKLATNPKSVKVQTVEKRATGKPRPPSMAQLRQMVHGPTPAALRYSMLPPPPMTDLEFFAALVKDYQQTAARLPTLLSNKIRKGIPPPLRGVVWQSMSGARDAALEERYERFCGESSPYELLIGKDLGRSFPGVDMFRDPDGDGQRMLGRVLKSFSLYDTKIGYCQGLAFLVGPLLMHMPDKQAFCVLVRLMERYDLRACFLPDLSGLHVRIYQFRELLRLNLPALSAHLDELQVETAYVSQWFLSFFAVTCPLPMLFRIYDVIFAEGASETLMRVALSLMRKNESRLLACTELEDVMQLLLSRGLWDCYHYNADEFVHDFVGLSAVVTRERLAQLEQGYRESLVATTNGARASDITTAAARFLGRIWASSAGVKNGTLTPGPSAPSRPMSMLRRSASKQSLASTLNSLEASSASSASVTSSTSTDATNLSCNAEENSLSRESTPVGPKSLASTKPADDKYLHSQIEDLLTALSELQRNHSLLLNQLQLEREEREEGGKAVRSLLIGLRKRTATKNETTTTTMTTTTTEDASKAAGESVAAVDGADAPLATAPGTEESPSAEDISALLERVECCFRDERNVRRSSTLQSKTQLKDELVSVKGQLTSALSQNQELNRQVHATEQEMASLKEQLRERHNHVRTLHHDKQRLEKQIHTMRTSGSAGSASERPGRGTDADAVGKATGKATGKAVGGGLREFKLGRSKSIPPHPSELNKRMSSLPPSRDSAAPASSEQDEALLLELVRAKTAEATAQQEAEEAKQKLEALRKAYGLPQGEPSGPTGGAAAGVAAVAAGLTPSTAIGVLGRLAGHVSTPSSDQTVKSSGAASSAMTPAGGGFWGWRR; this is translated from the exons ATGACGACAACGAGCTCGGCCAtgggcgaggcgggcgctCAAGTCCTGCCCTCTCCCACAAAGGCTGCCGGGCTGGcgaccatcgtcgtcgacgagcgtgaGGTGGAGACGCCCAAGCCGCCGAAGATGGCGCACGACTCCATGGTGACGGTGAGGCTATCGGAGCCTCCGACCCTCAAACTTGACACCAAGACGGCTTCCCGCGTCCGCATCCACGCCGACaggctcgccgcctccaccACGGACGCAGATGATGCCGGCAAGGACGGGAATCGGACGAGCCAAGACGCGACGCACCGCCAGTCGGCTGctgccgtgccgtcggctCAGGCCAACCGCAGTCTCCaagacgagctcggcgagtgcggcggcgatggcgacgagacCGACtccaccgacgacgccgacgaggaggtgaaCTGGGAGCAGTTGGAGAAGACAGAGGACGAGCAGGTCAAGGATGATGAAACAGACAAT TCAACCGCGCTTCTTCTGGCTCGACTGGAACAAGAGAATGCAAAGCTGGCTACTAACCCAAAGAGCGTCAAGGTTCAGACGGTCGAGAAGCGGGCGACAGGCaagcctcggccgccttcgatGGCCCAGCTGCGCCAGATGGTCCACGGGCCGACCCCGGCCGCCCTGCGATACTCGATGCTTCCACCTCCACCCATGACCGACCTCGAAttcttcgccgccctcgtcaaggACTACCAGCAGACGGCCGCTCGTCTGCCGACGCTCCTGTCCAACAAGATCCGCAAGGGCATCCCCCCGCCGCTGCGAGGTGTCGTCTGGCAGAGCATGTCGGGCGcccgcgacgccgccctcgaggaaCGGTACGAACGTTTCTGCGGCGAGTCGAGCCCGTACGAGCTCCTCATCGGCAAGGACCTCGGCCGTAGCTTTCCCGGCGTCGACATGTTCCGAgaccccgacggcgacggccagcgcATGCTGGGACGTGTGCTCAAGTCCTTCAGCCTCTACGACACCAAGATCGGCTACTGCCAAGGGctcgccttcctcgtcggtcCCCTGCTGATGCACATGCCGGACAAGCAGGCATTCTGCGTCCTCGTTCG GCTCATGGAGAGATACGATTTGCGAGCGTGCTTCCTGCCGGACCTTTCGGGCTTGCATGTTCGCATATACCAGTTCCGCGAACTCCTCCGCCTCAACCTCCCCGCCCTCTCGGctcacctcgacgagctgcaggTGGAAACAGCCTACGTCTCGCAGTGGTTCCTCAGCTTCTTTGCCGTCACGTGCCCGCTGCCGATGCTCTTCCGCATCTACGACGTCATCTTCGCCGAAGGCGCCTCGGAGACGTTGATGAGAGTTGCCCTCTCCCTCATGAGGAAGAACGAGTCGCGGCTGCTGGCCTGCACCGAGCTGGAGGACGTGATGCAGCTGCTTCTCTCCCGCGGCCTCTGGGACTGTTACCACTACAACGCCGACGAGTTTGTCCACGACTTCGTCGGCCTCTCTGCCGTCGTGACGAGGGAAAGGCTGGCGCAGCTGGAGCAGGGCTACCGGGAATCGCTCGTCGCCACGACCAACGGCGCTCGCGCATCCGACAtcaccacggccgccgcccgcttTCTCGGTCGAATctgggcctcgtcggcgggtGTCAAGAATGGCACGCTCACGCCGGGCCCCTCGGCGCCTTCGCGACCGATGAGCATGCTACGGCGCAGCGCGTCGAAGCAgagcctcgcctcgacgctcaACTCCCTGGAAGCcagctcggccagctcggccagcgtcacgagctcgacctcgaccgacGCCACCAACCTGTCGTGCAACGCGGAGGAGAATTCGTTGAGTCGCGAGTCGACGCCCGTCGGCCCCAAGTCGCTCGCGAGCAccaagccggccgacgacaagtATCTGCATTCGCAGATCGAGGATCTCTTGACGGCGTTGAGCGAGTTGCAGCGCAATCATTCTCTTCTGCTGAACCAGCTCCAGCTGGAGCGGGAGGAACGAGAAGAGGGTGGCAAGGCGGTCCGGTCGCTGCTCATTGGGCTCAGGAAGAGGACGGCAACCAAgaacgagacgacgacgacgacgatgacgacaacgacgaccgAGGATGCGTCTAAAGCAGCGGGCGAGAGTGTCGCCGCAGTCGACGGGGCAGACGCTCCTctcgcgacggcgccaggCACCGAGgagtcgccgtcggccgaggacattTCGGCCCTGCTGGAGCGCGTCGAGTGCTGCTTTCGGGACGAGCGCAACGTGcgacggtcgtcgacgctgcagTCGAAAACGCAGCTCAAGGACGAACTGGTCAGCGTCAAAGGCCAGCTGACGAGTGCGCTCTCGCAAAACCAGGAGCTCAACAGGCAGGTCCACGCGACGGAACAGGAGATGGCGTCGCTGAAGGAGCAGCTTCGAGAACGGCACAACCATGTGCGAACGCTTCACCACGATAAGCAGCGATTGGAGAAGCAGATCCACACGATGCGGACCAGTgggtcggccggctcggcgagcgagcgtcCTGGCAGAGGGACGGATGCGGATGCGGTTGGCAAGGCCACCGGGAAGGCCACCGGCAAGGCCGTTGGCGGGGGCCTGAGGGAGTTCAAGCTCGGACGTAGCAAGTCAATACCGCCCCATCCGTCCGAGCTCAACAAGAGgatgtcgtcgttgccgccgtcccgggactcggcggcgccggcgtcgagcgagCAAGACGAAGCCTTGCTGTTGGAGCTTGTGCGGGCCAAGACGGcagaggcgacggcgcagcAAGAAGCGGAGGAGGCGAAGCAGAAACTGGAGGCCCTCCGCAAGGCGTACGGCCTCCCTCAGGGGGAACCCTCCGGGCCGACGGGaggagcggcggcaggggtggcggcggtggcggcaggATTGactccctcgacggccatcggTGTTCTCGGTCGGCTTGCCGGGCACgtgtcgacgccctcgtccgaCCAGACGGTCAAATCGTCAGGagcagcatcgtcggccatgacTCCCGCCGGCGGTGGCTTCTGGGGCTGGCGAAGATGA
- a CDS encoding Major facilitator superfamily domain, general substrate transporter → MGRSRRIDVAVSPYPVDEPATTRLLDPSFEENGSEPLGNGRRDIWNGPRDFEQLPWWRTPSVFWLLGPFAIFTLAFGGVIVPKLNLILDLVCRHYFADETFLDPGRPIILGSDNPQCRIPEVQKHAATFILVMNLVTGGLSAIVAPKLGHLSDRFGRTRLLALASCGGLLAELVTILAAKFPHTVSYRWLILGAAFDGMTGSFTAGSILCASYVSDCSPPSSKRAVHIGYIHACLFAGLAFGPLLAGYFVKWTGSLLSIFYVVLGCHTFFALFVGFAIPESLSKRKQLAAREKHDKEKRRRVERVGSWLSTLQNSNPLAPLRILLPTGPGTSTRLRLNLVALAICDAIILGSSFAAGAVLVLYAEYTFDWGNFETSRFVSSLSLVRVFVLMAIFPLVNYFGRVRPAAKKRKRFGVIPVDDNAGADNLDIWILRIALLSEIVGCVGYVLARSEALFYGSGMMTALGGLGSATTQAVVTKHVPQERIGQILGAIGVMHALSRVVGPFIFNGIYAATVESFPQAIFVALGSLFGVAFLCSLMIKPHIQWDEDGAVETEREEGDVGQRAFDTTDEDQVRIQ, encoded by the exons ATGGGTCGGTCACGCAGAATCGACGTGGCCGTGTCGCCATACCCCGTTGACGAGCCCGCAACGACGCGATTGCTTGACCCAAGCTTCGAAGAAAATGGCAGCGAGCCGCTCGGCAACGGTCGCCGCGATATCTGGAATGGGCCCCGGGATTTCGAGCAGCTCCCGTGGTGGCGCACGCCTTCT GTATTCTGGCTGCTGGGCCCCTTTGCCATCTTCACCTTGGCCTTTGGCGGTGTCATAGTACCCAAGCTGAACCT AATTCTTGATCTCGTCTGCCGGCACTACTTTGCCGACGAGACATTCCTCGATCCCGGACGCCCCATCATCCTCGGAAGCGACAATCCCCAGTGCAGAATCCCGGAGGTGCAGAAGCATGCCGCCAccttcatcctcgtcatgAACCTTGTCACGGGCGGACTCAGCGCCATCGTCGCGCCGAAGCTCGGCCACCTCTCCGACAGGTTTGGCAGAACGCGACTGCTCGCCCTGGCCTCCTGCGGCGGCcttctcgccgagctcgtgaCCATCTTGGCCGCCAAGTTTCCCCACACCGTCAGCTATCGCTGGCTGATCTTGGGCGCCGCCTTTGACGGCATGACGGGATCCTTCACCGCCGGCAGCATCCTCTGCGCGTCCTACGTGAGCGACTGCagcccgccgtcgagcaagAGGGCCGTCCACATCGGCTACATTCACGCATGCCTCTttgccggcctcgccttcggccccctcctcgccggctaCTTTGTCAAGTGGACCGGCAGCCTCCTCTCCATCTTCTACGTCGTTCTCGGCTGCCACACCTTCTTCGCCCTcttcgtcggcttcgccatTCCGGAGTCGTTGTCCAAGAGGAAGCAGCTCGCGGCGCGCGAAAAGCACGACAAGGAGAAGCGAAGGCGCGTCGAGCGGGTGGGGTCGTGGCTGTCCACCCTTCAGAACTCGAACCCGCTCGCCCCCCTTCGCATTCTCCTGCCCACCGGGCCCGGAACGTCAACGAGGCTCCGGCTCAACCTCGTGGCGTTGGCCATCTGCGATGCCATCATCCTCGGCTCCTCCTTTGCCGCCGGGGCCGTTCTTGTCCTGTATGCCGAGTACACGTTCGACTGGGGTAACTTTGAGACTTCTCGCTTCGTCTCCTCGCTTTCCTTGGTTCGCGTCTTTGTCCTCATGGCCATCTTCCCTCTCGTCAACTACTTTGGACGAGTGCGCCCGGCAGCGAAGAAGCGAAAGCGGTTCGGCGTcatccccgtcgacgacaacgccGGTGCCGATAATTTGGACATTTGGATTCTGCGCATTGCCCTGCTGTCGGAAATCGTAGGCTGCGTGGGGTACGTCTTGGCCCGGTCCGAGGCGCTCTTCTACGGCAGTGGCATGATGACGGCGCTCGGAGGGCTGGGGAgcgcgacgacgcaggcCGTCGTTACCAAGCACGTTCCGCAGGAACGTATCGGCCAGATTCTCGGTGCCATCGGCGTCATGCACGCCCTCTCCAGGGTTGTCGGGCCCTTCATTTTCAACGGCATCTACGCGGCAACGGTGGAAAGCTTCCCGCAAGCCATCTTTGTTGCGCTCGGAAGTTTGTTTGGCGTCGCATTCCTTTGTAGCCTCATGATCAAGCCGCACa TCCAATGGGATGAAGACGGAGCGGTCGAGACGGAGCGAGAGGAGGGCGATGTCGGGCAGCGAGCATTTGACACGACTGATGAGGATCAGGTTCGCATTCAGTGA
- a CDS encoding Bis-triphosphatase yields MSSATDRPEIKFGPYEVTKQIFLVTAHSFALVNLKPIVPGHILVCPRTAHLRLTDLSAAETADLFTTVQRTQRLLGRCYFSPPGDVSAGGSFTVAVQDGVEAGQTVPHVHVHVIPRTKGDMGASGTDAIYDKMAAEEGNVGGALWDVQRRPSPGGGMARVEDAHRSARTAEQMEAEANRYRALLEDVAGGK; encoded by the exons ATGTCATCGGCAACAGACAGGCCAGAGATCAAGTTTGGCCCGTACGAGGTAACGAAGCAG ATCTTCCTCGTCACGGCACACTCATTCGCCCTCGTCAACCTCAAGCCCATCGTGCCGGGCCACATCCTCGTCTGCCCGCGGACGGCGCACCTCCGTCTCACCgacctctcggccgccgaaaCGGCAGACCTCTTCACGACGGTGCAGCGGACGCAGCGGCTGCTCGGACGCTGCTACTTTTCACCTCCGGGCGacgtctcggccggcggcagctTCACCGTGGCGGTGCAGGACGGGGTCGAAGCCGGGCAAACGGTACCGCACGTGCACGTCCATGTGATTCCGCGCACAAAGGGTGACATGGGCGCCAGCGGCACCGACGCCATCTACGAcaagatggcggccgaggagggcaaCGTGGGTGGCGCGCTCTGGGACGTGCAAAGGAGGCCCAGTCCCGGCGGGGGGATGGCCAGAGTGGAGGACGCGCACCGCTCCGCGAGGACGGCGGAGCAAATGGAGGCAGAGGCGAACCGATACAGGGCCCTCCTGGAGGACGTGGCGGGTGGCAAGTGA
- a CDS encoding MFS transporter — protein MGMFWGSLSDRVGRKPVLILGCVGTMFSMVMVGFASNIWIALLGRALGGLLNGNIGVIQTMVGELVTKPEHERTYPSPLDVDGSSDANGGPSPARAFAVMPFVWSIGTIIGPCIGGTLASPHDSWPGLFPTGTLFDRFPYLLPNLACAVLLLVSIVMGLFLLDETHPDMQPRALLPADTYVSEETPLIETSDAMKRPAVDLRAETYGTMRNAGGEPLREDDAGEEKAGLVPDPWNKRVVGFIVALSIFTYHSMTYDHLMPIFFEDKRSPAVTATGARHSSLLSSSGGLGLSLRDVGMIMAVNGVIALFVQAVVFPLAAERIGVYRLFLVVTVLHPIAYAVVPLLLAIPPSFIFPAIYVCLAIRNLLSITLYPLLLILIKEAVPSSSALGKVNGLAASAGAACRMVAPPVAGYLYTYGSRVNCTALAWYGSTVVAMAGAVQCFSVPRERNVDHSDESVDRQNKRGTRVETTEIPADGDDSSVDEDWVTGETDLSRGERTTDGLVRS, from the coding sequence ATGGGCATGTTCTGGGGCAGCTTGTCCGACCGCGTCGGCCGCAAGCCCGTCCTGATCCTGGGCTGCGTCGGAACCATGTTCAGCATGGTCATGGTCGGCTTCGCCTCCAACATATGGATCGCCCTGCTCGGGAGAGCCCTCGGCGGTCTCCTCAACGGCAACATCGGCGTCATCCAGACCAtggtcggcgagctcgtcacgAAGCCCGAGCACGAACGTACGTACCCCAGTccgctcgacgtcgatggAAGCTCCGATGCTAATGGTGGCCCTTCCCCAGCACgcgcctttgccgtcatGCCCTTTGTCTGGAGCATCGGCACCATCATCGGTCCTTGCATCGGCGGCACCCTGGCGAGCCCCCACGATTCCTGGCCCGGCCTCTTCCCGACGGGCACCTTGTTCGACCGCTTCCCCTACCTCCTCCCCAACCTCGCCTGCGCCGTCCTCCTGCTCGTCAGCATCGTCATGGGCCTgttcctcctcgacgagacgcACCCCGACATGCAGCCGCGCGCGCTGTTGCCGGCCGACACGTACGTCTCGGAGGAGACGCCGCTGATCGAGACGTCGGATGCCATGAAGCGCCCGGCCGTGGACCTGCGCGCCGAGACGTACGGCACGATGAGaaacgccggcggcgagcctcTGCGCGaagacgatgccggcgaggaaaAGGCCGGCCTCGTGCCCGACCCCTGGAACAAGCGCGTCGTGGgcttcatcgtcgccctgTCCATATTCACCTACCACTCGATGACGTACGACCACCTCATGCCCATCTTCTTCGAGGACAAGCGTTcgccggccgtgacggcgaccGGTGCCCGTCACTCCTCCCTCCTGAGCTCCTCGGGCGGCTTGGGACTCTCCCTGCGGGACGTGGGCATGATCATGGCCGTCAACGGAGTCATCGCCCTGTTCGTCcaggccgtcgtcttccccttggcggccgagaggatcGGCGTCTACAGGCTgttcctcgtcgtcaccgtcctgCACCCCATCGCCTACGCCGTCGTCCCCCTCCTGCTCGCCATACCCCCGTCCTTCATCTTCCCCGCCATATACGTCTGCCTTGCCATCCGCAACCTGCTCTCGATCACCCTCTAccctctcctcctcatcctcatcaaGGAGGCTGTcccctcctcgagcgcccTCGGCAAGGTCAACGGCCTGGCGgccagcgccggcgccgcaTGCCGCATGGTGGCGCCCCCGGTGGCGGGATACCTCTACACCTACGGCAGTCGGGTGAACTGCACCGCCCTGGCTTGGTACGgcagcaccgtcgtcgccatggccggcgcgGTCCAGTGCTTCTCCGTGCCACGCGAGCGAAACGTGGACCATTCGGACGAGAGCGTCGACAGGCAAAACAAGCGGGGAACACGGGTGGAGACTACGGAGAttccggccgacggcgacgacagctcggtcgacgaggactgGGTGACGGGAGAGACAGACCTGTCGCGAGGGGAAAGGACGACGGATGGCTTGGTTCGATCCTGA